One Burkholderia sp. 9120 DNA window includes the following coding sequences:
- a CDS encoding ABC transporter permease translates to MNDQSLPDKKGGGQQGSQGTANVTPPADPSAPLASGKPAGTRLGLSNYLGLAGALLAMIALFSVLSSHFFTYDTFSTIANQIPDLVVMSVGMTFVLIIAGIDLSVGSVLALGASVVSVAALKWGWGPFPSALLGVAAAALTGTITGAVTVGWRIPSFIVSLGVLEAARGMAYQMTNSRTAYIGDAFDFLSNPIALGISPAFLIAVAVMIVAQLVLTRTVFGRYLVGIGTNEEAVRLAGVNPRPYKVIVFALMGALAGLAALFQISRLEAADPNAGVGVELQVIAAVVIGGTSLMGGRGSVISTFFGVLIISVLAAGLAQIGANEPTKRMITGAVIVVAVVLDTYRSRRKRA, encoded by the coding sequence ATGAACGATCAATCGTTGCCGGACAAGAAGGGCGGCGGCCAGCAAGGCAGCCAGGGCACGGCGAACGTGACGCCGCCGGCCGATCCGTCGGCGCCGCTCGCGAGCGGCAAACCGGCCGGTACGCGGCTGGGCCTGTCGAACTATCTGGGTCTGGCCGGCGCGTTGCTGGCCATGATTGCGCTGTTTTCCGTACTGAGTTCGCACTTCTTCACGTACGACACCTTCAGCACGATCGCCAACCAGATTCCGGATCTGGTGGTGATGTCGGTGGGCATGACCTTCGTGCTGATCATCGCCGGGATCGATCTGTCGGTCGGCTCGGTGCTGGCGCTGGGCGCGTCGGTGGTGAGCGTGGCGGCGTTGAAGTGGGGCTGGGGGCCGTTTCCGTCGGCGTTGCTCGGCGTGGCCGCGGCCGCGCTGACCGGCACGATCACCGGCGCGGTGACGGTGGGCTGGCGGATTCCGTCGTTCATCGTGTCGCTCGGTGTGCTCGAAGCAGCGCGCGGCATGGCGTACCAGATGACGAACTCGCGCACCGCGTATATCGGCGACGCGTTCGATTTTCTGTCGAACCCGATCGCGCTCGGCATTTCGCCGGCCTTCCTGATCGCGGTGGCGGTGATGATCGTCGCGCAACTGGTGCTCACGCGCACGGTGTTCGGCCGCTATCTGGTCGGCATCGGCACGAATGAGGAAGCGGTGCGGCTCGCGGGCGTCAATCCGCGGCCCTACAAGGTCATCGTGTTCGCGCTGATGGGCGCGCTCGCGGGGCTCGCCGCGCTGTTCCAGATTTCGCGTCTGGAAGCGGCCGACCCGAACGCGGGCGTCGGCGTGGAGTTGCAGGTGATCGCGGCGGTGGTGATCGGCGGCACGAGTTTGATGGGCGGACGCGGCTCGGTGATCAGCACCTTTTTCGGCGTGTTGATCATTTCGGTGCTGGCGGCCGGTCTCGCGCAGATCGGCGCGAACGAGCCGACCAAGCGGATGATCACCGGCGCGGTGATCGTGGTGGCGGTGGTGCTGGATACCTACCGCAGCCGCCGCAAGCGGGCGTGA
- a CDS encoding LacI family DNA-binding transcriptional regulator, translating to MATIKDVAAVAGVSFTTVSHVVNNSRPVSADVRAKVEHAIRQLHYVPSAVARSLKARATATIGLVVPNSTNPYFAEMARGIEDGCSRNGYCLFFCNSDDDPAKQRNYLRVLQEKRIDGLIVASAGDDAVLAQTLADSHEPLVIVDRNIEGLNADLVQIDHEKGAYLATRHLLELGHVRIGCITGPVQTAVSAMRVHGFIRAMTERGIEIPPDAIVESDFSGTGGHRAAGQLFDTVRPSAIFAGNDMMGIGALRAAAERNISVPRDCSIIGFDDIELGRFTYPALSTVGQSVRALGDMAAQTLIERIAGTSAGNPRAPGRRRVVSPRLIVRESTATWAGAATRDLAA from the coding sequence ATGGCGACGATCAAGGATGTAGCGGCTGTGGCGGGCGTGTCTTTCACGACGGTATCGCACGTGGTGAACAACTCGCGCCCGGTGTCGGCCGACGTGCGCGCGAAGGTCGAACACGCGATCCGTCAGCTTCACTATGTTCCGTCGGCCGTGGCCCGTTCGCTGAAGGCGCGCGCCACGGCGACGATCGGACTGGTGGTGCCGAACAGCACGAACCCATATTTCGCGGAAATGGCCCGCGGTATCGAAGACGGTTGCTCGCGCAACGGCTACTGCCTGTTCTTCTGCAATTCCGACGACGATCCGGCCAAGCAGCGTAACTATCTGCGCGTGCTGCAGGAGAAGCGCATCGACGGGCTGATCGTCGCGTCGGCCGGCGACGACGCCGTGCTCGCGCAGACGCTAGCCGACTCGCACGAGCCGCTGGTGATCGTGGACCGCAATATCGAAGGTCTGAACGCCGATCTGGTGCAGATCGACCATGAGAAGGGCGCGTATCTGGCCACCCGTCATTTGCTGGAACTGGGGCACGTGCGGATCGGTTGTATCACCGGGCCGGTGCAGACGGCCGTCAGCGCGATGCGGGTGCACGGCTTCATCCGCGCGATGACGGAGCGGGGCATCGAAATTCCGCCCGATGCGATCGTCGAGAGCGATTTTTCGGGCACCGGCGGTCATCGCGCGGCTGGGCAACTGTTCGATACCGTCCGGCCGTCGGCGATTTTCGCGGGTAACGACATGATGGGCATCGGCGCGTTGCGCGCCGCGGCGGAGCGCAATATCAGCGTGCCGCGCGATTGCTCGATCATCGGCTTCGACGATATCGAGTTGGGACGTTTCACCTACCCGGCGCTGTCGACGGTCGGGCAGTCGGTGCGCGCGCTCGGCGATATGGCCGCGCAGACGCTGATCGAACGCATTGCCGGGACCTCGGCGGGCAATCCGCGCGCGCCGGGCCGCCGGCGCGTGGTGTCGCCACGGCTGATCGTGCGCGAATCCACGGCGACGTGGGCCGGCGCGGCCACGCGCGATCTGGCGGCCTGA